Sequence from the Flavobacteriales bacterium genome:
CCTTATCGCAGACTTCGGGATTGGTGATCTCCACGGCACAACTGCTCAAACGCTCATCCAATGGATAATCCTTACGCCAGCGCTTGGCTTCTACGGCATAATCGATCTTAAGCCATTTCTGTGCCCAAACGATGGCTATCATCCCTCCTATCACACCCATAGGGTAGGCAAAACTGTAGCCGATCACCGCTTCATTGGCCAAGCTTTGGGCCACAGTCTCGGAGTATTCTGAGGAGATGAAATCCAGCACTCCTGCCAGAGCAGCGGTATTGGTGGTACTTCCAGTATAGATTCCGGTGGCCTTGGCAGCCGAGAAATCGAATAAGGCCCACAGTCCGGCTGTGATGATACCGGTCAAGCAGAGCATAGAGATGATGAAAACGAAGTCTCTCACTCCGTGTTTTCTATACATCTCGAAGAAGGCCGGCCCGGAACTCAGCCCGACCGAGTAGACGAATATGGCCAGACCGAGTTGAAGGATGACATCAGGCACGATGAATCCATCATCCAGCGCACCGAAGAACAGCCCGACAAACAATACGGCAGAGACTCCGAGCGAACTTCCTTTGATACGGAAGTTTCCTATGAGATAGCCAAGAGCGGCTACCACAAAAAGGAGTACAAGTGGGTTGTTCCTGAACAATTCGATCATAGCGCTGCAAAGAACCGAATATCCTCAGCGTAATCCGAACGGCCGGCACCCTTTATACATGAATTAATTGTTAGATCAGGCCCACTCGAAGAGCGTAACTGGCAAGGCCAGCATGATGAAGGCCAGAATCACTGCCGCCACCATCAATTTCCAGATCCATTTGACCCATTTGTCGAAGGGGATATCCCCAATAGCCAGTATCCCCATGGTCACTCCACTGGTAGGAATGATGAGATTGAAGAGCCCATCTCCCAATTGATAGGCCAGCACCGCGGTCTGCCGGCTGATACCGATCAGATCGGCCAGAGGCGTCATGATGGGCATGGTGATGGCTGCCTGACCGGAGCCACTCGGAATGAAGAAGTTGATGAAGCCTTGGATGATGAACATCAGCTGGACCGAGACGGCCGCAGGAAGACCTTCTACCGCGCCAGCCGTGTGATACAGCATGGTGTCGATGATCTTACCATCCGTAGCGATGACCAGAATACTCTTGGACAGAGCGATGATCACTGCAGCAGGTAGCATGGCCCTGGCTCCCGTATAGAAGGCCTCTACCGCTTCTTCTGTAGAAGAACCTGAGACCAAGGTGGACAGCACCCCGAGACTGATGAACAAGGCACAGATCTCCGGGATGTACCAGTCGAATCGCATGGCGCCCAGCATGACAAAGATCAAAGAGAACACGAAGAGGACGAGCACGAACTTACGAGCCGGAGTCAATTCTATTGCCTCCATCATCTGGACCTCTGTCTCGCCCTCGGCTACAAATGCTGCACTGCTCCCACGGTCGAGTTTACGCGTGTAGTTCAGGACGAATAAGATGGCCAGTGCGGTGAACAAGAGCCAAACGATCAATCGGTATTCGAATCCACTAAAGAGTGGGATCTCCGCAATTCCTTGCGCAATTCCCACGGTGAAGGGATTGAAGGCAGCCCCAGCGAATCCCATCCCTGCCCCGATGAATGGAATGGCCACTCCCACGAGGGCGTCATAGCCCATACTGCGGGCCAAAGGGATG
This genomic interval carries:
- the yfcC gene encoding putative basic amino acid antiporter YfcC, encoding MKFLKKSPDSLVIVSVILFLFMILTWVIPAGEYERMMIDGRMVVVPDTYQAEESQGQGFFELLKAPLRGFEGAMEIIAFVLLVGGAFQMMTSTGAIDAALFKILEYAKKRPGAKGWIIALLMTIFSLAGMTFGMSEETLVFALITIPLARSMGYDALVGVAIPFIGAGMGFAGAAFNPFTVGIAQGIAEIPLFSGFEYRLIVWLLFTALAILFVLNYTRKLDRGSSAAFVAEGETEVQMMEAIELTPARKFVLVLFVFSLIFVMLGAMRFDWYIPEICALFISLGVLSTLVSGSSTEEAVEAFYTGARAMLPAAVIIALSKSILVIATDGKIIDTMLYHTAGAVEGLPAAVSVQLMFIIQGFINFFIPSGSGQAAITMPIMTPLADLIGISRQTAVLAYQLGDGLFNLIIPTSGVTMGILAIGDIPFDKWVKWIWKLMVAAVILAFIMLALPVTLFEWA